A portion of the Thunnus albacares chromosome 23, fThuAlb1.1, whole genome shotgun sequence genome contains these proteins:
- the LOC122974843 gene encoding transmembrane protein 229A yields the protein MIMAGRLRDGPRNSSGDCAGGLQTARMPRQPEPCRESEDAAESLRELPRWMRLYFYGMHGVTLDVLLSSVQGVLNDRDPKLVGFSSPYLCIMHSLTHFALEKIYSQKRCFRGRPVVFHLVFYPSVYIGLQILIGNINTLTEQVRVISGTQLAVHYILALYFAHVFHRGLSRLQYNTSCPPDLQSKPGPEESAPVRGPPHSLPGFVRFLFFGMHGFLDEVVFTSIFNLVEKSDRTLSGHTSLWSFLMYGSCSFVVEKLYLHLHFSRGWGTWRRLPIYICFIYTWEFSWGLVLRQFDACSWDYSHYPHNFMGLITLLYLPGWVCLSLYQDVLSNVLLRIKCTKDVTDWSGENGEVNGQVESKKKIL from the coding sequence ATGATTATGGCTGGCCGGTTGCGAGACGGTCCTCGCAACAGTTCAGGAGACTGCGCCGGTGGCCTCCAAACGGCGCGAATGCCCCGGCAACCAGAACCGTGCAGAGAGAGCGAGGACGCGGCGGAGTCGCTGCGGGAGCTGCCGCGATGGATGCGGCTTTACTTCTACGGGATGCACGGCGTGACTTTGGATGTCTTGCTCTCATCGGTGCAAGGGGTTTTAAATGATCGGGACCCCAAACTGGTGGGGTTTTCCTCTCCGTATCTTTGCATCATGCATTCACTGACCCACTTCGCGCTGGAGAAGATCTACTCACAGAAGAGGTGTTTTCGAGGTCGGCCTGTggtgtttcatcttgttttctaTCCGTCTGTCTACATCGGGCTGCAGATCCTGATCGGGAACATCAACACTTTGACCGAGCAGGTGAGGGTGATATCTGGGACGCAGCTGGCAGTGCATTACATCCTGGCTCTGTATTTCGCCCATGTGTTTCACAGAGGGCTGTCCAGGCTGCAGTATAACACCTCCTGCCCTCCCGACCTCCAGAGCAAGCCCGGCCCGGAGGAGAGCGCACCTGTGCGGGGGCCTCCTCACAGCCTCCCCGGCTTTGTGCGGTTCCTGTTTTTCGGGATGCATGGCTTTCTGGACGAGGTGGTTTTCACCTCCATATTCAACCTGGTGGAAAAATCGGACAGGACCCTCAGCGGTCACACGTCACTGTGGTCTTTCCTGATGTACGGAAGCTGCAGCTTCGTGGTGGAAAAGCTCTACCTTCACCTGCACTTCAGCAGAGGCTGGGGGACTTGGCGGCGGCTCCCCATCTACATCTGCTTTATCTACACCTGGGAATTCTCCTGGGGTCTGGTCCTGAGGCAGTTTGACGCCTGCTCCTGGGATTACTCCCACTATCCTCACAACTTCATGGGACTAATCACCCTCCTTTACCTGCCAGGCTGGGTCTGTCTGAGTCTGTATCAGGACGTGCTGTCTAATGTCCTGCTGAGGATCAAGTGCACCAAAGATGTAACTGATTGGAGTGGGGAGAATGGAGAGGTCAATGGACAAGTGGAGtctaagaaaaaaatactttaa